From a single Serratia surfactantfaciens genomic region:
- a CDS encoding transporter substrate-binding domain-containing protein, with translation MKKLLPLALLLAAGSAGAQSHLDKVLQQKTLEVCTTGDYKPYTFLKEDGGYEGIDIDMAESLAKSLGAKVKWVKTSWKTLTPDFVSGKCDIAMGGISVTLERQKQVFFADKLDTDGKIPLVRCTDVKKYRTLEQINKPSVRLLEPAGGTNEAFVHAYLPKAKLTLTHDNMSIFQQLVDRKADVMITDASEALYQQKRYPKLCAVNPTKPMQYGEKAYMLPRDDLSWKLYVDQWLHLAKATGEYQKIIDKWLAVKK, from the coding sequence ATGAAAAAGCTACTCCCCCTCGCGCTGCTGCTCGCCGCCGGCAGCGCCGGCGCGCAATCCCACCTGGACAAAGTGCTGCAGCAAAAGACCCTGGAGGTCTGCACCACCGGCGACTACAAGCCCTATACCTTCCTCAAGGAAGACGGCGGCTATGAAGGTATCGACATCGACATGGCGGAGTCGCTGGCCAAGAGCCTGGGCGCCAAAGTGAAGTGGGTGAAAACCAGCTGGAAAACCCTGACGCCGGACTTCGTCTCCGGCAAGTGCGATATCGCCATGGGCGGCATCTCCGTCACGCTGGAGCGGCAAAAACAGGTGTTCTTCGCCGACAAACTGGATACCGACGGCAAAATCCCGCTGGTGCGCTGCACCGACGTGAAGAAATACCGCACTCTCGAACAGATCAACAAACCGTCGGTGCGCCTGCTGGAGCCGGCGGGCGGCACCAACGAAGCCTTCGTGCACGCCTATCTGCCAAAAGCCAAGCTGACGCTGACGCACGACAACATGAGCATTTTCCAGCAGCTGGTGGATCGCAAGGCGGACGTGATGATCACCGACGCCTCCGAGGCGCTGTATCAGCAGAAGCGTTATCCGAAGCTGTGCGCGGTGAATCCGACCAAGCCGATGCAGTACGGCGAGAAGGCTTACATGCTGCCGCGCGACGATTTGAGCTGGAAACTGTATGTGGATCAGTGGCTGCACCTGGCCAAGGCGACCGGCGAGTATCAGAAGATTATCGACAAATGGTTGGCGGTAAAGAAGTAA
- a CDS encoding amino acid aminotransferase: MFQNVDAYAGDPILSLMEKFKQDPRAHKVNLSIGLYYDAQGIIPQMRAVAAAQAQLNSVEHGASVYLPMEGLQSYRSAIQQLLFGAQHPMLQQGRIATIQTVGGSGALKVGADFLKSYFPDSQVWVSDPTWENHVAIFSGAGFKVNTYPYFDSESLGVKFDAMLAALKQLPKHSIALLHPCCHNPTGSDLTPAQWDEVVKVIAEREIIPFLDIAYQGFGGGMEQDAYAIRAIAAAGLPCLVGNSFSKIFSLYGERVGGLSVVCESEEAAGRVLGQLKATVRRNYSSPPNFGAQLVAKVLNDAQLKTQWLDEVESMRTRILEMRHALVDTLKSALPQRNFDYLLAQRGMFSYTGFSAAQVDRLREEFGVYLIHSGRMCVAGLNHNNVRQVAEAFAAVQ, encoded by the coding sequence GTGTTCCAGAACGTTGACGCCTATGCCGGCGATCCCATTCTGTCGCTGATGGAAAAATTCAAACAAGACCCGCGCGCGCACAAGGTAAACCTGAGCATCGGCCTGTACTACGATGCGCAGGGCATCATCCCGCAGATGCGGGCGGTCGCCGCGGCGCAAGCGCAGTTGAACAGCGTCGAGCATGGCGCCTCGGTATATCTGCCGATGGAAGGGCTGCAGTCTTACCGTTCCGCCATTCAGCAACTGCTGTTCGGCGCGCAGCACCCGATGCTGCAGCAGGGGCGCATCGCCACCATTCAGACCGTCGGCGGTTCCGGCGCACTGAAAGTGGGTGCCGATTTCCTGAAAAGCTACTTCCCGGATTCGCAGGTGTGGGTCAGCGATCCTACCTGGGAAAACCACGTCGCCATCTTCAGCGGCGCCGGTTTCAAAGTGAATACCTATCCGTATTTCGACAGCGAAAGCCTGGGCGTGAAGTTCGACGCCATGCTTGCCGCGCTGAAACAGCTGCCGAAGCACAGCATCGCGCTGCTGCACCCATGCTGCCACAACCCGACCGGTTCCGACCTGACCCCCGCCCAGTGGGATGAAGTGGTCAAGGTGATCGCCGAACGTGAAATCATTCCGTTCCTCGACATCGCCTATCAGGGCTTCGGCGGCGGCATGGAGCAGGATGCTTACGCTATTCGCGCCATCGCGGCGGCCGGTTTACCGTGCCTGGTGGGCAACTCGTTCTCGAAGATCTTCTCGCTGTACGGCGAGCGCGTCGGCGGCCTGTCGGTGGTGTGCGAAAGCGAAGAAGCGGCCGGGCGCGTGCTGGGCCAGCTGAAGGCCACCGTGCGCCGCAACTACTCGAGCCCGCCGAACTTCGGCGCGCAGCTGGTGGCCAAAGTGCTGAACGACGCCCAGCTGAAAACCCAATGGCTGGACGAAGTGGAGAGCATGCGCACCCGCATTCTCGAGATGCGTCATGCGCTGGTGGACACCCTGAAGAGCGCGCTGCCGCAGCGCAACTTCGATTACCTGCTGGCGCAGCGCGGCATGTTCAGCTACACCGGCTTCAGCGCGGCGCAGGTCGATCGTCTGCGTGAAGAGTTTGGCGTCTACCTGATCCACAGCGGGCGCATGTGCGTGGCCGGTTTGAACCACAACAACGTGCGTCAGGTGGCCGAGGCGTTTGCCGCGGTGCAGTAA
- the maa gene encoding maltose O-acetyltransferase has product MAISEEKRKMIAGELYDAGDELLRSERRRARQLTHRYNHSSPEEGELRKQWLDELLGRYQGGTIEPTFRCDYGYNIYLGKNFYANFDCVILDVCEVHIGDNCLLAPGVHIYTATHPLDAETRVGGAEFGKPVKIGDNVWIGGRAVINPGVTIGDNAVVASGAVVTKDVPANCVVGGNPARVLKTL; this is encoded by the coding sequence ATGGCCATCAGCGAAGAAAAGCGCAAGATGATCGCCGGAGAGCTGTACGACGCCGGCGATGAACTGCTGCGCAGCGAACGCCGGCGCGCACGCCAACTGACGCATCGCTACAACCATTCGTCGCCGGAAGAGGGCGAGCTGCGCAAGCAGTGGCTGGATGAGCTGCTGGGCCGCTATCAGGGCGGCACCATCGAGCCGACGTTCCGTTGCGACTACGGCTATAACATCTATCTCGGCAAGAATTTCTACGCCAACTTCGACTGCGTGATCCTCGACGTATGCGAGGTGCATATCGGCGACAACTGCCTGCTGGCGCCGGGCGTGCATATCTACACCGCCACTCATCCGCTGGATGCCGAGACTCGCGTCGGCGGGGCGGAGTTCGGCAAGCCGGTCAAGATTGGCGACAACGTGTGGATCGGCGGGCGTGCGGTGATCAATCCGGGCGTAACCATCGGCGATAATGCGGTCGTGGCGTCCGGCGCCGTGGTCACCAAAGACGTGCCGGCCAACTGCGTGGTGGGCGGTAATCCGGCGCGCGTGCTGAAAACGCTGTAG
- a CDS encoding MmcQ/YjbR family DNA-binding protein — protein sequence MNNSALLEYCMAKPGAEQSDQNQWQASQIKVGDVMFAMVCEVEGRPALAVKSSPELAESLREHHPEIVACDGLNKAHWNTVFLDGNLPNSQFYTLIDSSYQLVVEGLPEHVRQELRA from the coding sequence ATGAATAACAGCGCATTGCTGGAGTACTGCATGGCGAAGCCGGGCGCGGAACAAAGCGACCAAAACCAGTGGCAGGCCAGCCAGATCAAGGTAGGCGACGTGATGTTCGCCATGGTGTGCGAGGTGGAAGGGCGGCCGGCGCTGGCGGTCAAGTCCAGCCCAGAGCTGGCGGAAAGCCTGCGCGAACACCATCCGGAGATCGTCGCCTGCGACGGTCTGAACAAGGCGCACTGGAATACGGTGTTCCTCGACGGCAACCTGCCGAACTCACAGTTTTACACGCTGATCGACAGCTCTTATCAGCTGGTGGTGGAAGGCCTGCCCGAACACGTGCGCCAGGAACTGCGCGCCTGA
- a CDS encoding secondary thiamine-phosphate synthase enzyme YjbQ, which yields MWHQQTLILSAKARGFHLVTDEIANQLTHLHRLQTGLLHLLLQHTSASLTLNENCDPTVRADMEQHFLRQVPENAPYQHDYEGPDDMPAHIKSSLLGASLTLPVRHGRLMLGTWQGIWLGEHRIHGGARRIVATLQGE from the coding sequence ATGTGGCATCAGCAAACGCTAATCCTCAGCGCAAAAGCGCGTGGCTTTCATCTGGTTACCGACGAGATCGCCAACCAGTTAACCCACTTACACCGCCTGCAAACCGGCCTGCTGCATCTGTTGCTGCAGCATACCTCGGCCTCGCTGACGCTCAACGAGAACTGCGATCCCACGGTGCGAGCCGATATGGAGCAGCATTTCCTGCGTCAGGTGCCGGAAAACGCACCCTATCAGCATGACTACGAAGGGCCGGACGACATGCCGGCGCACATCAAATCCTCGCTGCTGGGCGCTTCCTTGACACTGCCCGTCAGGCACGGGCGGCTGATGCTGGGCACATGGCAGGGCATCTGGCTGGGGGAGCACCGCATCCACGGCGGAGCACGCCGTATTGTGGCCACATTACAGGGGGAGTAA
- a CDS encoding Lrp/AsnC family transcriptional regulator: MYNIDDFDMKILTLLQANGRLTNQELSELVGLSASQCSRRRISLEQAQLIRGYHARLAPEAVGLGLVGLIEVSLITHAQEQIDSFHQMLEEVDAILDAYKTTGDADYLLKVAVADLPALSEFISQTLSPHKSVAHIKTAVVLNRIKENGLLPVARES; this comes from the coding sequence ATGTACAACATTGACGATTTTGATATGAAAATCCTGACGCTGTTACAGGCCAACGGCCGTCTGACCAATCAGGAGCTGAGCGAGCTGGTGGGGCTCTCCGCCTCCCAATGTTCGCGGCGGCGCATCAGCCTGGAGCAGGCGCAGCTGATCCGCGGTTACCACGCGCGGCTGGCGCCGGAGGCGGTCGGTCTGGGATTGGTGGGGCTGATCGAAGTCAGTCTGATCACGCACGCGCAGGAGCAGATCGACAGCTTTCATCAGATGCTGGAGGAAGTGGACGCGATCCTTGACGCTTACAAGACCACCGGCGACGCCGATTACCTGCTCAAAGTGGCGGTGGCGGACCTGCCGGCGCTGAGCGAATTCATCAGTCAGACGCTGTCGCCGCACAAAAGCGTGGCGCATATCAAAACGGCGGTGGTGCTCAATCGCATCAAGGAAAACGGTTTATTGCCGGTGGCGCGAGAAAGCTAA